From the Pocillopora verrucosa isolate sample1 chromosome 11, ASM3666991v2, whole genome shotgun sequence genome, the window GACTACGCATGAGGCCATGAGAAAGATATcctttttgaaaagtttttttttacgataAGCGTTTCTTCGAGAAAGTCCAATAACAAAGTTGATACTATAATAATTGCATCGAAACAAACTCTACGCCGAATTCAAGAAAGTTTCCTAGAAAGTGCAATTCAAAGTGCAATGAAGTAATCTTATCCCTGAAAAAGCAGATGTgaacaaatagaaataaaaagcCAGAATCGCTGATTAAAGAAGCTACATAGGAATATCAAGTCTCCAGCAGCGACCAAATTACGCATACAATCAGTCTGTGCATCTGAGCTTCTGGAATATTCGGGTAATTTACTTTTGCATCATTTGATCAGGATAGATGTGGCGTTTCCTCATTCGCTGCTAAATGTACGGTATCATTTCCTATTGTAGTGATCAGTACAATTAGCTTGTGATCAGTACAAttagcttcttcttgtttcagACAGCTGTCAGACATAATTATGGCTTCGTTTTCAGCAACGCTCGGAAGATTGGCTCTCTTCGTTCTGATAACTACACAGAGCATATTTCTATCTGCTTATCTCGCGAAGTATGAAGGCAAATCCAATTGGTATTTCATGGTTATTTCCTTTGTCCCAGCGGTTGTTGTTTGGATATGGAAATCTTTTAAATCGCTGTCCCTTCGTTGGCTCTTTCGAATTTGGGGTCTGTATGTTATGGCTTTGGTTGTAAACATTGGAACGGTAGTAGTACTCGTCGGAGATAGAATCAGCAAGACCGAGTTTTTGAGTCCAAATGCATTGAAGGCGATTCTGTGCATTACACCAATTCTTTTACTGCTGTTGCTAAACACAGGCGATCTCAATGATTCACACGAAAATTATAAAGAAACAGAGATTGTTTCCTATTTGTGTCTTCCCATGACCGTCGATCTGTTCGATGGAGTCGAGATGATAGATATCGTGTTAGAAGCAAGAGAGTACGACTTTGGAATACCCAAAGAATTCAGTACAGCAATTTTCGCGTTGGCTTGCTTCGGTTTTATCGTGTTGGTATCTCCCTGGCACATGGCAGAAATTAAAATCACCCCTGATGTGGCGAAGATTCGTCTCCACACCCAATGGTATCGCAATATTGTTCAAATAGTTTGCGTAAATGTACCTTTCTTGGTCGTTCGTATGGTGGTGTTCTCTGTGTTTGGCAAAGACGAGTCCATCTTCATTGCCAAGAATGGCATAGGAATAGCACTTTCCATTATGGAAATTCGTAATCTACGCCATTCACGTCGTGTTGGACAAGGAGACCAAGAACAGCAAGGAGACCAAGGACACCGAGGAGACCAAGGACAGCGAGGACACCAAGGAGACCCAGAACAGCAAGGAGACTAAGGAGACCAATAGCGCCGAGGACACCAAGGGGATCAAGGAGACAAATTAGACCAAGTTTGTAGCTGTAGCTGTAGTTTGTAGCTCCTCAATTTTATGTTAAGATCTCAAAATGCACTCTTggtttttgtatttcattttgcaAGCAACAAATTCCAATTTTAATCAGTCTCTTGTAACCTGATGTGAGTAGACTGCTTTTTGTTTCGTCTATGGTTTTTTCGGTTCTGCAGACTGTACGTAGAGCTtacaattaatattttcatgagTTCCAAATAGATCTTATATAGTTCAGTTTACTGTGTTGTATCCAGTCGTATATATATGATAGAAAAGTTTTGAACCGTAGGGCTTGCGAACTGCACTGAAACGGCAATTAATTTTTGTATCAGGCGTACCTAGATGACTGCCCtaattctttttcttcctttgaatAATGGAACTATATTCTACACGTATCAGCGACGATTAGGAAAGTGAATTAaacatgtaaataaattcaCATTTACGCAAAGAAGTTCTGTGAGGTTCACTCTTTTCCAGAGAACTTGAAGTCTTATATCAGTTGATGGACAATCTACatcaaaggaaaacatgaaaaactatCTTTGTCGctaaaagtaagaaaagaaaaaagaaaaaatttagggaaaaggaaaactttggtTTTTAAGAGAATGCTCCTCAGGGATCcagtttatttatattttgttttgagcaatatcaaacaaaatttttcaggttttttaatACACTTAAATGACTTAGAGCACTCCACCGATTATTTATCAaatcatgtatttttttttatcatataaacactatagccctttactgacaagaaaagccgactttattaatgaatgaaaattaagaCATCGAGAATTTTCGAATAAAAATCGCACAGTGGGTTGGCGCTAAAGGCTCAATATGGCAAAATGCATTGAATTATGAATACAACGACAATTATGGActgaattttcaatttgaaaaattctCATTCAACGACTTCGTCCTTACTGACACAAGAAATGTTTTAGGTAAACGGCCAGATCGGCCTATGACAGGTCTTCCAGTAGCCGATTTTCGCTCTCGGCCTCAAGAAATCCTGTCATTAAAGCCATTGAAtgcgtaactttcggttttcctTTTCGTAtactggttttttttctcttcaaggaaagtttgaacgtcaccGTCTGTAAGTGATatggatttttcagtgttagCCTCCATAATCCCAGAAAATTCCCACAAACTatcttggattgagaatggcgAAGGTTTTGCAGTTCATTCATCTAACCTGACCGAGTGGTGTGCAAGGCGAGTGACGTGCAGCTGCTGATTGGCGATAACaaatacacgtgaaaaaatatggtattttttcacgtgttttgTTAAAGAATTTCTCGGGGCAGGAAATCCTtttataacaccgtagtttgtATGACTtttgtacaaaagaaaaaaaattggggaaaaggaaaactggagTTTTGAAGAGAATGCTCATTAGGGATCCGGTTGATTAACATCATGATTTTGTTTCCAgcaatatcaaataaaaattttcaggttTTTGAAACACTTAGAGCACCCCaccaattatttataaaatcaGGCATAAttatgtttatcatataaacacaatagccctttaatGACGAGAAAAGCCGACTTTATTCatgactgaaaataaaggaatggaCCATTCCCCAATAAAAATTGCTCAGTGggttggcgctaaggctcaagatggaaaaatgcgttgaatcatgattacaaaaacaatcataattttcaatttacaaaattctcattcatcATCTTAACCAAGAGAAGtaatctttcaggtaaacggccacATCGGCcggtggcaaatcttccagtcgCCAATTTTCgctctcagccgcgagaaatgctgTTATTAAAGCCActtaagtgccactctcgctaagagcggtcctctcgacttcccgtcggaaaaaagttttcttttattttttgcccatgaaaagggtttaggacacatgtttcaaaaatagtctagttgttctccaattctctttttttgcgttgCCAcaggccaaaaatgatttttggccagactgcccctgtggacagcgatcgaaagtgtaaatttcaaagattttgtccagcacgcagcgactgcaacaatgtagctcacggaattctatcttgttacAAGTTAtaaggtgtattcagttagttcacagacaaaatatggaaacttcagccgaaatatttttcataccagcgtgatcagaggagacccttctcttcgacctcaatttgcatatcaaaaattcactactttgtacgaaagaattctcaaaatgcaggcgttaatcgggctgaaaaagtatatcagtgcatagtttatacaccaatgaggtcacagATTGactcaaacccgcgggtatattTGAgcttccgatcacctttgtctactttgtaagtcacgtAAGTGCGAAAGCGTTAcaaccgatcacgtttacgcaacgtttcaGGACAACTCGGCctctaatctccattcagttgctgtgaaaacctaaaatcctcaacgtagaagataaacgaacgacgtttgaacggtcaaaaggagatcttggtcaattctaaGAATCAtacaaatgatctttgacacgagcgcaattgagcaaacacatggtttgcgttgtttttaagaagttggtggatggaagctagaaatatacccgcgggtttgaggcaatctgtgacctcattggtgtataaactatgcactgatatactttttcagcccgattaacgcctgcattttgagaattctttcgtagAAAGTAATAAATTTTTGACATGCAAATtgaggtcgaagagaagggtctcctctgatcacgctggtatgaaaaatatttcggctgaagtttccatattttgtctgtgaactaactgaatacaccttaTAACTTgtaacaagatagaattccgtgagctacattgttgcagtcgctgcgcgctggacaaaatctttgaaatatacactttcgatcgctgtccgcaggggtggtctggccaaaaatcatttttggcttgtggcgacgcaaaaaaagagaattggagaacaactaaactatttttgaaacatgtgtcctaaacccttttcatgggctaaaaataaaagaaaacttttttttccgacgggcagtcgagaggaccgctcttagcgggagCGGCACTTAATACTTAcatttcggtttttcttttcgaatactggttttctttcccttctatAAAAGTTTtaacgtcactgtctgtaagtgATACGGATTTTTCCGTGTTAGCCGCCGTAATCTCAGAAAATTCCCACAAActaccttggattgagaatggcgaaggctttgccgttcattcatctaacctgaccgagtggcgcgaaaggcgagtgacgtgtcagctaCTGATTGGCGATAACaaatacacgtgaaaaaatatggtattttttcacgtgttttgTTACAGAATTTTTCTCGGGGCAGGAAATCCTTTTATAACACTATAGTTTGTATGATAAATTAAGTTATCAACCAACCAATTAATTTACAACTCCTATGAgacagctgtttttttttttctgacagccTGAATGCTCACTGCCAAACCACTTCAGCTGGCTCATGATAGAAAACTagaaactaaaactaaaacagAAAACTAAACAGAAGCTAAACTCACCGAAAAGGGGCCGAGAATTCGTTTCCATACCGCATTGTACCGCGATATTGTTCAAATAGTTTACGTAAATGTACCATTCCTGGTTATTCGTGCGGTGGTGTTCTTTATGTTTGGCAAAGATGAGTTCATCTTGAGTGCTGAGAATGGCATAACAATAGTACTGTCCGTTTTGGAAATTCGTAATCTATACAGTTTACGCCGGGTTGGACCGATACCAAGTAGTTTAGAGAATAAGTACATTTTTGTAGCTCCTCGACTTCATGTTAAGATCTCAAAATGCACTATTAATTTTGTCTTACATTTTGCAAGCAACAAACTCCCACTGAAATCAGTCTCCTGTAACCTATTGTGAGCAGactattttttgtttcctctatagtttaattttttcgGCTCTGCAAACTGTGCATAGagtttacaatgaattttttcatgtgtcCCAAATATATCTTTTATAGAACAGTTTACTGTGTTGTATCCAGTCGTATGTATGTGATAGAAATGATTTTTGAACTGTACGGTTTGTAAATTGCGCTGAAATGGCGGTTAATTTTTGTATTAGGTGTTTCTAGATGATTAtgacttaattatttttcttctcttgaatAATTGAACTGTCTTCTACATGTATCAGCCCCGATTAGGAAAGTGAATTGAACATGTGAATGAATTCACATTTATGCAAAGAAGTTGTGTGAGGTTCACTCTTTTCAAGAGAGCTTGAGGTCTTGTATCAGTTGATGGACAATATCATTAATCcatatcaaagaaaaacatgaaaaaccatttttatcacgaaaagtaagaaaatacaaaagaaaacaaattagggaaaaggaaaattggagTTTTGAAAAGAATGCTCCCTAGGGATCCGGTTTATTTACATTTAGTTTTaagcaatatcaaacaaaatttttcaggttttaaaACACTCCAATGACTTAGAGCACCCCACCAATTATTTATAAcatcatgtattattttgtttatcatataaacacaatagccctttactgacgaGAAAAGCCGACTTTATCGATGAATTAAAATCAAGAAATCCACAATTCCCCAATAAAAATCGCACAGCGGGTTGGTGAcaaggctcaagatggaaaaatgtgttaaatcatgattacaaaaacaattatagacgtaatttttaatttgaaaaaatctcATTCATCGACTTCGTCCTTACTGACAAAAGAAATCTTTTAGGTAAACGGCCAAATCGGCCTGTTgcaaatctttcagttgccGATCTTCGTTCTCGGCCAAGAGAAATGTTATCACCAAAGCCACTAAATACgtaacttttgattttttttcgtatataacggttttctttcccttctaggaaagtttgaacgggaaaaggaaaaggaaaactagaGTTTTGAAGAGAATGCTCATTAGGGATCCGGttgatttacattttattttaagcaatATCAAACAAGATATTTCAGGTTTTTAAAACACTCAAATGAGTGAGAGCACCCCaccaattatttataaaatcatgtattattttgtctatcatataaacacaatagccctttactgaagagaaaagccgactttattagtgaattaaaataaagaaatcgaCAAGTCCCCAATAGAAATCGCACAGTGGGTTGGTGCCAtggctcaagatggaaaaatacGTTGagtcatgattacaaaaataattatgggcgtaattttcaatgtaCAAAATTCACATTCAtcgactttgtccttaccgacagaagaaatctttctggTAAATGGCCCCATCGGCCcatggcaaatcttccagtcgTCGATTTTCgctctcagccgcgagaaatgctgTTACTTTCGGTTTTTCATTCCCTTCTcagaaagtttgaacgtcactgtctgtaagtgATACGGATATTTCAGTGTTAGCCGCCATGATCCGAGGAAATTCCCACAAActaccttggattgagaatggcgaaggctttgccgttcattcatctgacctgaccgagtggcgcaaaaggcaagtgacgtgtcagcagctgattggggATATCaaatacacgtgaaaaaaatatggtatttttttcacttgttttgttACGACATTTCTTGGAGCTGGAAATCAAACGGTGAAATTTTAAGCAAACTAGAAAAATACATAACTGTGCAAAGGAACTTAAAGTTGTCGAATGTGTGACCTCGCGTTTGATTGAACAGTTCAGTCTCTCTAGGCTCCTAGACTCCCTAACTTCTTAGCTCTTCGTTACAACACTGAAAAATCTCCAAAATCCAATGAATGATCAAAATGCCATTTTTGGCCATGAAAATTGACGCATCTCTCTTGAACTTAAAGCACAGAGCCAGTCGAAGgcctaaaaacacaaaattagtaagtaaaaactgaaaggtAATACCGACGATGGCTGATTATTTATAAATAGACTTGTCCGAAATCTTGTTCTCAACTAATTGAAAATGCGAAAGCATAAAACTTATGCAAACGAAGGTAATGATAGCTTCCTCAAAGCGCTTGGGAATGCCAAGGTCATTTACCTCCGGAATAACTTGCAGCATTTCAGTTCCGTCGAAAAGATCTAATGTTATTTGGAAGACCAGCTTTAATAAGAGCTCTCTGTCTTCACTTTTCGTTTCAAATGTGTTaagcaacagcaacaaaaggAGCGGAATTAGGCAAAGTGTCATCTTCAAGAGATCCGGGCcaaattaaagaacaaatcCTTTTCGTTTCTGTCTTTGATTCCCCCAAATATGACTCCAATTACGGCACTAAAGCAAGCCATACGTATAGATCCCAAACTGAAGGTACGTAAGTGATGAGGTTGTCATTGCACACAACGATAAACCAGAGAGTCAAGGATGGGATGTAGAGAGAAGAAAAGTATAccagttattttgattttcgtaGCGTATTGGATACAAAGCGAAGGAGGCAAGCCAACAACGATTGAGACATTTTAAGACTCAAATTGCTCTTGTTGTGGTAGACTTAAGAGGACTGCTCAGACACTGAAAAACCCCGTTCACCCCGTAATGAGGACTTTAAATTGATAATCAATATAAAGATGCGTCATTAGAACAAATTTCTTCgatttctcaggaaaaaaaaaattatcaaagacTAACGGATCTCAATTTTTCTTAGAAAGCCTCCTGGCTTTATGTACCCAATTATCCAAGATGCTACCGTTTCTGTCTCGGCAAACACGGGTAACAAAGTTACTAACTAATGAGGTCGTTTACAAGCATATTATGCATCGACGTATCTTTGCTCCTAAACACGTATTTCAAACTTAGATCGATACAACTGCATGTTTCTCAAAGTAAAGCAGAAATGAGTTTGCCCGCCAATAGAGACAGTTATTTCTTCTACTTTCTTATTTAACATTACCACTACTCAACCATTATTGTTAGTTGACAAAGAAAGGCAGGGATCAGGTAACGGACTAAAAGGCACCCAACTTACTGCAAGACGTGCAAAATAAAGCAGCACTAACAGTAAACTGTGGCTTAGATAACAATAGAAAAAATCATCAGGCGATAGTCACGATTTTTGGTACAAAATGTACGATGTATGACTTGGCTTGTTCTTCGATTTCGTCCCTTAGTGTTTCGTTTCATTTCCCAAATTCCCTTTGTGAGTTGCACCTTTCACTTTCCTCGAGCCATCCCGTCTATTCtttaaattgctttaaaaagttCCTAGTCTAGGTGCCATTCTTCTTCTGCGCCCACCTTCCAATCGATATGTTtacttaattaaattaattaattacttACTACTGAATTTTAGTTGTGGAGTAATTAGGAAATTATCCCTCGTGTTGCCACCCAAAGTAATTATGAAACCAGATACAAACTTAAGTCGGTGTTCCTCAATCTTTTATTGTAATCGTCACCAAATTGATCGGACATCCATGATCAACTTTTGTGCTACCACACAGGAACATCTAGGCAATTTCGAGGAAAAGAACAGGCGGCTTTATTTTTCGAATGGGCCTTCTGGTCCTGCAAGAGGCACAGAAACCATTAAAAAAGGATCACCATACCTTTACATGTTTcaaaaaagggggaaaagaCACGACACTAGTTTTATTAcatcgattttgaaatcactggtgatccttgtaatctgattggctcttatcGGTGcgatttatttacaaaaagcacctttttttctctaaattgcATCTTTCTCCCAgccaatgaaattgaaaaacggCTTTTGCAGCCTTTTGAAGACCAGCTCACTACTGGATCAAAAAAGCATTTTTACAGACTAAAATGTCCTGTATCTGAAGGCCTAAATTTTgccatttcaaaatggatgtaataaagtggtgtCTAAACTCGTGCCTCGTGCCGCACACttctttgattttgaaatcactcatATGcgcatatgatttcagacctAATAACACGTAATAATGTCAAGAAAATTCTGTGAAGCGGAGAGGTCACGAAGGTGATTACATTCGtgtggaacttttgaatatacTCACCTTTTTCCGATTTGTGTGACTTTACAGTCACCATGCACCACCCGACAAAAATCATTAGCTATTGCAGCATTGGCTTATTGGGAAATTTCACGGGCAAATTTAGCGGTGAAGATGTATTTGATTAGATGTTCACAACCGTCCATAACTGTTCCTTTCCTTAGCATCTAGTGACAAACTCAGCATTAGCTTATAGCGAACGGGTTATGCAGATTCACTCTAATGGATGAGTACATATGTAGAAAACTactataaaaaaacaaaaggaaacttaGGTAACACTTCCTCTTCCATTAAAAGACGAAcatcaattaaattaaattatccCGATCACAGGCACCATACTGATTACTCATAATCTAGCTTATTAATCGCCATGGCTCTATTTATTCTCTTCAATAATGACCAGCTTTTCCACTCCATCGAAGAGATCCAACGTCATTCGGAGAGACAACTGCCAGATCAGGTCTCAGTAGACGATGCAATCCCTTCCCGTACTTGAAAGCAACGAAATAATCACCAGAGCACGGCAAAGTGTCGTCTTTAGAATGTTTGGACCGAAGAATTTAGCTTTGTCAAGATTATCTTTAATTGGTTTGTCACCTCCAAATATGATCTCAACGAAGATTACGAAACCAACGATATAGCACGTCCAAACAGCTAATAACAATTGTAATTTCTTGTCGTCGAACATGATGTAAAGCCTTAGAACAATTGCAGAAGCGTACAGGGCGACCAATCCATACAAACCatctttttatttgtattttgcaaGATACAAAACCAGCGAGTAGGCCTGGAGGCCTGCTAAGACGAAGAAAAGGAATCTACCAATGTAGACTAAGCATGAGGCCATGAgaaagatacatttttttacaGGTTTTTCTACGATAAGCGTTTCTTCAAGAAAGTCCAATAACAAAGTTGATGCTAAAATAATTGCATCGAAATAAACTCTACGCCgatttcaagaaagttttcttGAAAGTGCAATACAGTGGAGTAATCTATTCCGAGAAAAGCAGATGtgaacaaatacaaataaaaagcCAGAATCGCTGATTAAGGAAGCTACATAGGAATATAAAGTCTCCAGCAGCGACCAAATTACGTATGCAATCAGTCTGTGCATTTAAACTTCTGGAATATTCGGGTAATTCATTCTCGCATCATTTGATCAGGATAGATGAGGCGTTTCCTCATTCACTGCgaaatttttcttacaaatgTACAGTATCAATTACTATTGCAGTAGTCAACACAATTTGCTTCTTCTAGTTTCAAACAGCTGTCAGACATAATACGGCTTCGTTTTCAACATTTCTCAGAAGAGTGGCTTTCTTAGGTCTGATAACTATACAGAGCATACTTCTATCTGCTTATCTCGCGAAGTATGAGGGCAAATATAGTTTGTATTTCATAGCCTTTTCCTTTGGCTCAGCAGTTGTTGCTTGGATTGTGTGTCTATATTTCAAATCGCTGTACCTTGGTTGGCTGTTTCGAATTTGGGGTCTGTGTATCGTGGCTTTGGTTGTAAACATCGCAATGGTAGTAATAATGCTCGGAGATAGAATCAGCAAGACCGAGTTTTTGAGTCCAAACGTATTTAAGGCGATTCTGTGCATTACACCACTTCTGCTACTACTGTTGCCAAACACAGGCGATCTCGACGATTCTCACGAAAATCATAAAGAAACAGAGATT encodes:
- the LOC136284195 gene encoding uncharacterized protein produces the protein MALVVNIGTVVVLVGDRISKTEFLSPNALKAILCITPILLLLLLNTGDLNDSHENYKETEIVSYLCLPMTVDLFDGVEMIDIVLEAREYDFGIPKEFSTAIFALACFGFIVLVSPWHMAEIKITPDVAKIRLHTQWYRNIVQIVCVNVPFLVVRMVVFSVFGKDESIFIAKNGIGIALSIMEIRNLRHSRRVGQGDQEQQGDQGHRGDQGQRGHQGDPEQQGD